In the genome of Desulfovibrio desulfuricans, one region contains:
- a CDS encoding nucleotide sugar dehydrogenase — MVSFDDLLSKKSSVAVVGLGYVGLPLAVALSRHFDVIGFDINAARVDALNKGHDATNEVDDASLAASTACFTSDAAQLGKAGVIIVAVPTPVDSHRTPDLTPVIGASRTVGRHMPKGCVVCYESTVYPGVTEDECIPLLVKESGMSFPADFTVGYSPERINPGDKVHRLETIRKVVSGSDAVTADLLVKVYGAVVTAGIHRASCIKVAEAAKVIENTQRDINIALMNELALIFNRMGIDTLEVLEAAGSKWNFLHFRPGLVGGHCIGVDPYYLTYKAEEIGCHPEVILAGRRINDGMGKYVAEICVKRLINADKHVKGARVGLLGFTFKENVPDIRNTRVVDIIAELKEYGITALVHDPEADPAEALHEYGQHLLPMSELNNLDVLILAVSHESFGQLSPAVIRSMFVAGKVLLMDIKGFWNKQEMLDAGFDLWRL, encoded by the coding sequence ATGGTTTCTTTCGACGATCTCCTCTCCAAAAAATCTTCCGTGGCCGTTGTTGGTCTGGGGTATGTGGGCCTGCCGCTGGCTGTGGCCCTTTCCCGCCATTTTGACGTCATTGGTTTTGATATCAACGCAGCGCGCGTGGATGCCCTCAATAAGGGTCATGACGCCACCAACGAGGTGGACGACGCCTCCCTCGCCGCCAGCACCGCGTGCTTTACCAGCGACGCCGCCCAGCTGGGCAAGGCTGGCGTGATCATTGTGGCCGTGCCCACGCCCGTGGACAGCCACCGCACCCCCGACCTCACGCCCGTGATCGGCGCCAGCCGCACCGTGGGCCGCCACATGCCCAAGGGCTGCGTGGTGTGCTATGAGTCCACCGTCTACCCCGGCGTCACCGAGGACGAATGCATCCCCTTGCTGGTGAAGGAATCGGGCATGAGCTTTCCCGCCGACTTTACCGTGGGCTACTCGCCCGAGCGCATCAACCCCGGCGACAAGGTGCACAGGCTTGAAACCATCCGCAAGGTTGTTTCCGGCTCTGACGCAGTCACCGCCGACCTGCTGGTCAAGGTGTACGGCGCGGTGGTCACGGCGGGCATCCACCGGGCCTCGTGCATCAAGGTTGCCGAAGCCGCCAAGGTTATCGAAAACACCCAGCGCGACATCAACATCGCCCTGATGAACGAGCTGGCCCTTATTTTTAACCGCATGGGCATTGATACGCTTGAGGTGCTCGAGGCTGCTGGCAGCAAGTGGAACTTTCTGCACTTTCGTCCCGGTCTGGTGGGCGGGCACTGCATAGGCGTCGACCCCTACTACCTGACCTACAAGGCCGAAGAAATCGGCTGCCACCCCGAGGTGATTCTGGCGGGCCGCCGCATCAACGACGGCATGGGCAAGTACGTGGCCGAGATATGCGTCAAGCGCCTGATCAATGCCGACAAGCATGTCAAGGGCGCCCGCGTGGGCCTGCTGGGCTTTACCTTTAAGGAAAACGTGCCGGATATCCGCAACACCCGCGTGGTGGACATCATAGCGGAGCTCAAGGAGTACGGCATCACCGCCCTGGTGCACGACCCGGAGGCCGACCCGGCCGAAGCCCTGCACGAATACGGCCAGCACCTGTTGCCCATGAGCGAGCTCAACAACCTTGACGTGCTTATTCTGGCCGTGTCGCACGAGAGCTTTGGGCAGCTCAGCCCCGCCGTCATCCGCTCCATGTTTGTTGCGGGCAAGGTTCTGCTCATGGATATCAAAGGATTCTGGAACAAGCAGGAAATGCTTGATGCCGGGTTTGACCTCTGGCGGCTTTAA
- the rfaD gene encoding ADP-glyceromanno-heptose 6-epimerase, whose protein sequence is MYIVTGGAGFIGSAMLWRLNQAGITDIMVVDNLGSTEKWKNLVNRRYARYVHRDSFLEMLRGDTLGCSVDAVLHMGACSSTTEKNADFLMANNTAYTTELCRFALNHDARFINASSASTYGDGSQGFADCAEVTRRLKPLNMYGYSKHLFDLWLLDNKLDCNVASLKFFNVYGPNEYHKDDMRSVACKAFHEIRGTGRLRLFKSTTPEYVDGGQMRDFVYVKDCVELMFWLLQHPDVNGIFNVGTGKAQSWNDLAKAVFAALGKEPRIDYVDMPETLKGKYQNFTQADMGWLREKNCPVRFTPVEEGIADYVGNYLSQDDPYLEMPA, encoded by the coding sequence ATGTATATTGTTACCGGAGGCGCGGGTTTTATTGGCAGCGCCATGCTCTGGCGGCTCAACCAGGCCGGCATAACCGACATTATGGTTGTTGATAACCTTGGCTCTACGGAAAAATGGAAAAACCTCGTCAACCGCCGCTATGCGCGCTATGTGCACCGCGATAGCTTTTTGGAGATGCTGCGAGGCGACACCCTTGGCTGCAGCGTTGACGCCGTGCTGCACATGGGGGCGTGCTCGTCCACCACTGAAAAAAACGCGGACTTTCTGATGGCCAACAACACGGCCTATACAACCGAGCTGTGCAGATTTGCCCTGAACCACGACGCCCGCTTTATCAATGCAAGCTCGGCCTCAACGTACGGCGATGGTTCACAGGGGTTTGCGGACTGCGCGGAAGTTACGCGCCGCCTCAAGCCCCTGAACATGTACGGTTACTCCAAGCACCTTTTTGACTTGTGGCTGCTCGACAACAAGCTGGACTGCAACGTGGCCAGTCTCAAATTTTTTAATGTCTATGGCCCCAACGAGTACCATAAGGATGACATGCGCAGCGTAGCCTGCAAGGCCTTTCATGAAATCCGGGGCACAGGACGGCTGAGGCTTTTTAAATCAACCACGCCGGAGTATGTCGACGGCGGCCAGATGCGTGACTTTGTCTATGTGAAAGACTGCGTGGAACTGATGTTCTGGCTGCTTCAACACCCGGACGTCAACGGTATTTTCAATGTGGGCACGGGCAAGGCGCAGAGCTGGAACGACCTCGCCAAGGCCGTCTTTGCCGCACTGGGCAAGGAGCCGCGCATAGACTATGTGGACATGCCAGAAACGCTAAAAGGAAAATACCAAAACTTCACCCAGGCTGACATGGGCTGGCTGCGGGAAAAAAACTGCCCCGTGCGCTTTACCCCGGTTGAAGAAGGCATTGCGGACTACGTGGGCAACTATCTGAGCCAGGACGACCCCTACCTCGAAATGCCCGCCTGA
- a CDS encoding GDP-L-fucose synthase family protein, with protein sequence MRKDALIYVAGHRGLAGSALCRALRRAGYERLLTRTHAELDLCDQAAVKVFFARQRPEVVVLAAARVGGIYANATYPAQFIYENLQIQNNVIDSAYRNGCKKLLFLGSSCIYPRLCPQPIKEQYLLTGPLEPTNEAYALAKIAGIRMCQAYRRQYGFDAVSAMPTNLYGPGDNYHPENSHVIPALIRRFHEAKVSGASTVTIWGTGTALREFLHVDDMAEACVFLLQNYSDFEHVNVGCQQECSIMDAARLIAKVVGYEGDIVADAGKPDGTPRKIMDSGKLFGMGWKPRISLREGLLDAYRDFLQNPHRGA encoded by the coding sequence ATGCGCAAGGATGCCCTGATCTATGTTGCGGGCCATCGGGGTCTTGCGGGCAGCGCCCTGTGCCGCGCACTGCGGCGTGCGGGCTACGAGCGCCTGCTGACCCGCACCCATGCCGAGCTGGATTTGTGCGATCAGGCCGCAGTGAAAGTTTTTTTTGCCCGCCAGCGGCCAGAGGTTGTTGTTCTGGCGGCTGCGAGGGTGGGGGGCATTTACGCCAACGCGACCTATCCTGCACAATTTATATACGAAAATTTGCAGATCCAGAACAACGTCATCGATAGTGCCTACCGCAACGGCTGCAAAAAACTGCTGTTTCTTGGTTCGTCCTGCATTTACCCCCGGTTGTGCCCCCAGCCCATCAAGGAGCAATACCTGCTCACCGGGCCGCTCGAACCCACCAACGAGGCCTATGCCCTGGCCAAAATCGCAGGTATCCGTATGTGTCAGGCCTATCGGCGGCAGTACGGGTTTGACGCCGTGAGCGCCATGCCCACAAATCTGTACGGCCCCGGCGACAATTATCACCCCGAAAACAGCCACGTGATACCGGCGCTGATCCGGCGGTTTCACGAGGCCAAGGTGAGCGGAGCCTCAACAGTGACCATCTGGGGCACGGGCACAGCCCTGCGCGAGTTTTTGCATGTGGACGACATGGCGGAGGCCTGCGTGTTTCTGCTGCAAAATTACTCTGATTTTGAGCATGTGAACGTGGGCTGCCAGCAAGAGTGCAGCATCATGGATGCGGCCCGTCTGATCGCCAAGGTAGTGGGGTATGAAGGCGACATCGTCGCGGATGCCGGCAAGCCTGACGGAACCCCCCGCAAAATCATGGATTCTGGAAAACTTTTTGGCATGGGCTGGAAACCCCGCATCTCCCTCAGGGAAGGCCTGCTCGACGCCTACAGGGATTTTTTGCAAAACCCGCACAGAGGGGCGTAG
- a CDS encoding response regulator: MHRHCRTLTFCLLVLFLVLTRHARAFASDASAKAAEPITIACMNDNEPLSFTSKTGEPVGLMIDFWRLWGEKVGRPVRFVMSDWQDSLDALRERRADIHFSMYITPDRARWAKFGPAISPGIGGLLLSVEAGKKIVDPSQLGDSVIAVLEGSLQEYYMRDHFPDARLLVVKNGADLFLSVAKGLAVGISSNFPSAYGVIDKMGLNSFFMPQALPLFARNLHPAVLRDRDDIAQLLDAGLAHISRAEMVALEERWIRNPAHRVWGNMARPLMLSPAERGWLAAHQTVRVAIEKDWQPIEFVDVEGNFSGLGLNIVQLAGRYLNIAIQPVSDAVLKDSSTSHMADLEPFLEGTPPAGGPWLFTKPVTQLPLAVVTLDTERMVTTAGDLAGKSVAVHDHAGLADYLRSQLPNSKIVNVHSQDAGLAAVQSRQVDAMVGLALSMEYSVVNKNLRDVRLGLLPQLQYSARIAVRSDWPVLVEILNKALDNIPQDQLAAVINRWANLRIERSVNWTLVFHVAGVVVLFLGSVLGVIVIWNRKLAHESSERQKALESARASAAALWERKQQLRSVVDNLPSLMMLKDADGRYVMVNKFFETFTGNLEADVVGRRIADLLPSQIAESGIRLDKMVIETGKAHRTEESRYDAAGEAHTLEVVRVPLFDPDGAANGLVYMGTDITERIASDKALRRAQMEMYQIFNAAGSAMRVIDRNLIVKEVNATFTNCFGYSREEMIGHWCGEHASSDLCDADCVGRRILNGAPRAASRQMRRKKDGSIVYCDMVATPFLSPDGELLGIIEDCRDITDLVESQQAAEQASKAKSEFLANMSHEIRTPMNAVVGLTHLTLRTKLSATQRNYLKNIDSSAKSLLRIIDDILDFSKIEAGRMDMEHLDFNLEEVLLGLSSLDTSKSGGRNIELLLRIDRDVPLFFVGDSLRLGQVLINLVGNAIKFTPVGEVVVRVALQEMQEQKACLRFTITDTGIGMGQEQLDKLFKEFTQGDSSTTRRFGGTGLGLSISKRIVELMWGEISAESEIGNGSTFSFTVMLDMQATQAHRAPLLLKNLHERRVLVVDDSFSSREILRQELEDMQLRAGTADCGEAALAELVRAAEDGDPYDLVLMDWKMPGDNGIQVVRLLRGCRELPYIPTVIMVTAYGREEIMEEAQAEGISHFLIKPVSPSLLQNAILDVFGQRSTDEDESGLPQELRIPSRFRGSKVLLAEDNEVNQLVAKELLASSGFSVDIANTGLDVLRMVEQTEYAMVFMDIHMPDMDGIEAAKRLRMLERYARTPIIALTADSMVGDREKSLAAGMNDHLAKPIDPYRLIEVATQWLQWREGGGTPGNPNATPLQ, encoded by the coding sequence ATGCACAGACATTGCCGCACATTGACCTTCTGCCTGCTGGTATTATTCCTCGTCCTCACCCGTCATGCACGCGCCTTCGCTTCTGATGCCTCGGCCAAGGCTGCAGAGCCTATCACCATTGCCTGTATGAACGACAACGAGCCGCTTTCCTTTACCTCAAAAACAGGAGAGCCCGTTGGTCTGATGATTGATTTTTGGCGGTTGTGGGGAGAAAAGGTTGGCCGCCCCGTCAGGTTTGTCATGAGCGACTGGCAGGATTCGCTGGATGCCCTGCGCGAGCGGAGGGCCGATATCCATTTTAGCATGTATATTACGCCTGATCGCGCCCGCTGGGCAAAATTTGGCCCCGCCATTTCGCCAGGCATAGGCGGGCTGCTGCTCTCGGTCGAGGCTGGCAAAAAGATTGTTGATCCAAGCCAGCTGGGGGATTCGGTCATTGCCGTTCTGGAAGGCTCGCTGCAGGAGTACTACATGCGGGATCACTTTCCCGATGCGCGCCTGCTGGTGGTAAAAAATGGGGCCGACTTGTTTTTGTCCGTCGCCAAGGGATTGGCGGTGGGCATTTCGAGCAATTTTCCCTCTGCCTACGGCGTGATAGACAAGATGGGGCTCAACAGTTTTTTTATGCCGCAGGCCTTGCCGCTGTTTGCGCGCAATCTGCACCCGGCGGTATTGCGCGACAGGGATGATATTGCCCAGTTGCTGGATGCGGGGCTTGCGCACATCAGCCGGGCCGAGATGGTTGCGCTTGAGGAGCGCTGGATACGCAACCCGGCGCACCGCGTGTGGGGCAACATGGCTCGCCCCCTGATGCTTAGCCCGGCCGAGCGTGGGTGGCTTGCGGCCCACCAGACCGTGCGCGTGGCTATAGAAAAGGATTGGCAGCCCATTGAGTTTGTCGACGTCGAGGGTAATTTTAGCGGCCTTGGGCTGAATATTGTTCAGCTTGCGGGGCGATATCTGAATATTGCCATACAACCGGTTTCAGACGCTGTGCTGAAAGACAGCAGCACCTCGCATATGGCCGATCTGGAGCCCTTCCTCGAAGGTACCCCGCCAGCGGGCGGCCCCTGGCTGTTTACCAAACCCGTTACCCAGTTGCCGCTGGCAGTGGTTACGCTCGATACCGAGCGCATGGTGACCACGGCGGGCGATCTGGCGGGCAAGAGCGTTGCCGTGCACGATCACGCCGGTCTTGCCGATTACCTGCGTAGCCAGTTGCCCAATTCAAAAATCGTCAATGTTCACAGTCAGGATGCAGGCCTTGCAGCCGTGCAGAGCAGGCAGGTCGACGCGATGGTCGGTCTGGCCCTTTCCATGGAATACTCGGTGGTCAACAAAAATCTCCGTGACGTGCGCCTGGGGCTGCTGCCCCAGTTGCAGTACTCCGCGCGCATCGCCGTGCGTTCTGACTGGCCGGTTCTTGTTGAAATCCTCAATAAGGCCTTGGACAATATCCCTCAGGACCAGCTCGCAGCAGTCATCAACCGGTGGGCCAACCTGCGCATTGAGCGGTCGGTTAACTGGACGCTGGTTTTTCATGTCGCGGGCGTGGTGGTGCTTTTTTTGGGCAGCGTGCTTGGAGTTATTGTGATCTGGAACCGCAAACTCGCGCACGAATCGTCAGAAAGGCAAAAGGCGCTTGAGTCGGCGAGGGCCAGCGCTGCCGCCCTGTGGGAGCGCAAGCAGCAGCTGCGCAGTGTTGTTGACAATCTGCCGAGCCTCATGATGCTCAAGGATGCGGATGGCCGTTATGTGATGGTAAACAAGTTTTTTGAGACGTTTACGGGGAATCTTGAGGCAGATGTTGTTGGCAGGCGCATCGCTGATCTGCTGCCGTCGCAGATTGCCGAATCGGGCATCCGCCTGGATAAAATGGTGATCGAGACCGGCAAGGCGCACAGAACGGAAGAATCACGCTATGATGCCGCGGGCGAGGCCCACACCCTTGAGGTCGTGCGCGTGCCGCTGTTTGACCCCGATGGCGCGGCTAATGGCCTGGTGTACATGGGCACGGACATCACTGAGCGCATCGCGTCAGACAAAGCCCTGCGGCGCGCCCAGATGGAGATGTACCAGATATTTAACGCCGCCGGCAGCGCCATGCGGGTTATCGACCGCAATCTTATAGTAAAAGAGGTAAACGCCACCTTTACAAACTGTTTTGGATACTCGCGCGAGGAGATGATCGGCCACTGGTGCGGCGAGCACGCCAGCAGCGATCTGTGCGACGCGGACTGCGTTGGTCGGCGCATACTCAATGGCGCGCCGAGGGCCGCCAGCAGGCAGATGCGCCGCAAAAAGGACGGCAGCATCGTCTACTGCGACATGGTGGCCACGCCGTTTTTGTCGCCTGACGGAGAGCTGCTGGGTATTATTGAAGATTGCCGGGATATTACCGATCTGGTCGAGAGCCAGCAGGCAGCAGAACAGGCCAGTAAGGCCAAGAGCGAATTTTTGGCCAACATGAGCCACGAAATACGTACGCCCATGAATGCCGTTGTGGGCCTGACCCACCTGACCCTGCGCACCAAGCTTAGCGCCACCCAGCGCAATTATTTAAAAAATATCGACAGCTCCGCCAAATCGCTGTTGCGCATTATTGACGACATCCTCGATTTTTCCAAGATCGAGGCAGGCCGCATGGATATGGAGCATCTGGACTTTAATCTGGAGGAAGTGCTGCTGGGGCTTTCGAGCCTTGACACCTCCAAGTCCGGCGGCAGAAACATAGAACTGCTGCTGCGCATCGACAGGGATGTTCCCCTGTTCTTTGTCGGCGATTCGCTGCGCCTGGGGCAGGTTTTGATCAACCTTGTGGGCAACGCCATCAAGTTTACGCCGGTGGGTGAAGTTGTGGTGCGGGTTGCCCTGCAGGAAATGCAGGAGCAAAAGGCTTGCCTGCGCTTTACGATTACGGATACGGGCATCGGCATGGGGCAGGAACAGCTGGACAAGTTGTTTAAGGAATTTACTCAGGGGGATTCGTCCACAACCCGCCGGTTTGGCGGCACCGGGCTTGGGCTTTCCATCAGCAAGCGGATAGTGGAGCTGATGTGGGGAGAGATCAGCGCAGAGAGCGAGATAGGCAATGGCAGCACGTTTTCCTTTACCGTCATGCTCGATATGCAGGCAACTCAGGCCCACCGCGCGCCCCTGTTATTGAAAAACCTGCATGAACGGCGGGTTCTTGTGGTTGACGATTCCTTTTCAAGCCGCGAAATTCTGCGGCAGGAGCTGGAAGACATGCAGCTGCGGGCGGGTACGGCGGACTGCGGCGAAGCTGCTCTGGCAGAGCTGGTGCGCGCTGCGGAAGACGGCGACCCTTACGACCTGGTGCTCATGGACTGGAAGATGCCCGGCGACAACGGCATTCAGGTGGTGCGCCTGCTGCGGGGCTGTCGCGAGCTGCCCTACATACCCACGGTAATCATGGTCACGGCCTACGGGCGCGAAGAAATAATGGAAGAAGCCCAGGCCGAGGGCATCAGCCATTTTCTCATCAAACCTGTAAGTCCTTCACTCTTGCAAAACGCCATTCTGGACGTGTTTGGCCAGCGCTCGACCGACGAGGATGAGTCTGGCTTGCCGCAGGAATTGCGTATTCCTTCCAGGTTCAGGGGCAGCAAGGTACTGCTTGCTGAAGACAACGAGGTCAACCAGCTTGTGGCCAAGGAACTGCTGGCGTCGTCCGGCTTCAGCGTGGATATCGCCAATACCGGGCTGGACGTGCTGCGTATGGTGGAACAGACGGAATACGCCATGGTGTTTATGGATATTCACATGCCCGATATGGACGGCATTGAAGCGGCAAAGCGTCTGCGTATGCTTGAGCGGTATGCCCGCACGCCTATTATCGCCCTGACCGCCGACAGCATGGTGGGCGACAGGGAAAAAAGTCTGGCCGCAGGTATGAACGATCACCTTGCCAAACCCATTGATCCTTACCGGCTTATTGAGGTTGCCACGCAGTGGCTGCAGTGGCGGGAGGGGGGCGGCACGCCCGGCAACCCCAACGCGACTCCGTTGCAGTAA
- the rfbA gene encoding glucose-1-phosphate thymidylyltransferase RfbA has protein sequence MSGWKGIVLAGGSGSRLYPLTLSVSKQLMPIYDKPMIYYPLSILLMAGIRDICLISTPEHLPLYKALLHDGSQLGCRFSYVEQPRPEGLAQAFLLAEHHIAGHNTCLVLGDNVFFGHGLPDLTREAMSRQSGATVFGYHVRDPERYGVVEFDSERRVVSIEEKPRQPKSNFAVTGLYFYDSKVLDIARAVRPSGRGELEITDVNNTYLQQGDLHVELMGRGIAWLDTGTHDSLMDAGAFVQAVEKRQGLKVACLEEIAWRNGYISAEDVRALARPMAKTGYGQYLLELVDTGIGQWK, from the coding sequence ATGAGCGGCTGGAAAGGAATTGTTCTGGCAGGGGGGTCGGGGTCGCGTCTGTATCCTTTGACCCTGAGCGTGAGCAAGCAGCTCATGCCCATCTACGACAAACCCATGATTTACTACCCGCTGTCCATCCTGTTGATGGCGGGTATTCGCGATATCTGTCTTATTTCCACGCCGGAGCATCTGCCGCTCTACAAGGCGCTGCTGCACGACGGTTCGCAGCTTGGCTGCCGTTTCAGCTATGTGGAGCAGCCAAGGCCCGAGGGGCTGGCGCAGGCCTTTTTGCTGGCCGAGCACCATATTGCCGGTCACAACACCTGCCTGGTGCTGGGCGACAACGTGTTTTTTGGTCACGGGCTGCCCGACCTCACCCGCGAGGCCATGTCCCGCCAAAGCGGGGCCACTGTTTTTGGCTACCATGTGCGCGATCCCGAACGCTACGGCGTTGTGGAGTTTGACAGCGAGCGGCGGGTTGTCAGCATTGAAGAAAAGCCCAGGCAGCCCAAATCCAATTTTGCCGTGACCGGCCTGTATTTTTACGACAGCAAGGTGCTGGACATCGCCCGCGCCGTGCGCCCGTCTGGCCGGGGCGAGCTGGAAATTACCGACGTCAACAACACCTATCTGCAGCAGGGCGATCTGCATGTGGAGCTGATGGGCCGGGGCATTGCCTGGCTCGACACCGGAACCCACGATTCACTTATGGACGCCGGAGCCTTTGTGCAGGCGGTGGAAAAACGTCAGGGCCTCAAGGTGGCCTGTCTGGAAGAAATAGCCTGGCGCAACGGTTACATCTCCGCTGAAGACGTGCGCGCGCTGGCGCGGCCTATGGCCAAGACGGGGTATGGCCAATATCTTCTTGAACTGGTGGATACGGGGATAGGACAGTGGAAGTAG
- the rfbB gene encoding dTDP-glucose 4,6-dehydratase yields the protein MPCQLVTGGCGFIGSCYVLEARRRGVRVVNLDKLTYAGNPANLAALQGDPEYVFVRGDIGNADLVDWLLRTFQPDAVVNFAAESHVDRSIVDPEAFVRTNVLGTATLLRVATRWWRGLPAERAAAFRFLHVSTDEVYGALQVGDPAFTETTPYSPNSPYSASKAASDHMLRAFHETYGLPVLLTNCSNNYGPRQFPEKLIPLMICNALDGNPLPVYGTGANIRDWLHVEDHCAAIASVLEAGRVGRCYNIGGHAEKTNLEVVLAVCAILDSLAPSANGPHADLVSFVADRPGHDFRYAIDSSRMETELGWKPSRSFESGLCETVRWYLENAAWIEHVRSGAYREWITANYAQRGPGGSN from the coding sequence ATGCCCTGTCAGCTGGTTACCGGCGGTTGCGGATTTATAGGGTCCTGCTACGTGCTTGAAGCACGGCGGCGCGGCGTGCGCGTGGTCAATCTTGATAAGCTGACGTATGCGGGCAATCCCGCCAACCTGGCGGCGCTGCAGGGCGACCCCGAATACGTTTTTGTGCGGGGCGACATTGGCAATGCCGATCTGGTGGACTGGCTGCTGCGGACGTTCCAGCCCGATGCCGTCGTCAACTTTGCCGCTGAGAGCCATGTGGACCGCTCCATTGTGGATCCGGAGGCCTTTGTACGCACCAACGTGCTCGGAACCGCCACACTGCTGCGCGTTGCAACCCGGTGGTGGCGGGGTCTGCCTGCGGAGCGCGCCGCAGCATTCCGCTTTTTGCACGTTTCGACCGATGAGGTCTACGGCGCGCTGCAGGTCGGCGACCCTGCCTTTACGGAGACGACGCCCTACAGCCCCAACAGTCCGTACTCCGCCTCCAAGGCCGCCAGCGACCATATGTTGCGCGCGTTTCACGAAACATACGGCCTGCCGGTGCTGCTGACCAATTGCTCCAACAATTACGGGCCGCGCCAGTTTCCCGAAAAGCTCATCCCCCTGATGATCTGCAATGCGCTGGATGGCAACCCCCTGCCCGTGTACGGCACGGGGGCCAATATCCGCGACTGGCTGCACGTTGAAGACCACTGCGCGGCCATTGCCAGCGTGCTCGAGGCAGGCCGGGTGGGGCGCTGTTACAACATCGGCGGACATGCGGAAAAGACCAACCTTGAGGTTGTGCTTGCCGTATGTGCTATCCTTGACAGTCTGGCTCCGTCGGCCAACGGCCCCCATGCCGATCTTGTAAGCTTTGTGGCCGACAGGCCGGGGCACGATTTCCGGTATGCCATTGACAGCAGCCGCATGGAAACCGAGCTGGGCTGGAAGCCCTCCCGCAGTTTTGAGTCCGGCCTGTGCGAGACGGTCCGCTGGTATCTTGAAAACGCCGCGTGGATCGAGCACGTGCGCAGCGGCGCATACCGGGAGTGGATTACGGCCAACTACGCGCAGCGCGGCCCAGGCGGCAGCAACTGA
- the rfbC gene encoding dTDP-4-dehydrorhamnose 3,5-epimerase, whose product MEVVQTPIDGVLLIKPKIWGDERGYFVETWQQQRYEAAGMALPFVQDNHSMSTRGILRGLHYQKNRPQGKLVYVSLGSVFDVAVDIRRGSPTFGQWFGVELSQQNQWQMWVQPGLAHGFVVTSDIAHFHYKCTEFYCPQDEASIRWNDPAIGIDWPVEEPLLSAKDSAAPSWAEAMALNMG is encoded by the coding sequence GTGGAAGTAGTTCAAACGCCCATCGACGGGGTTTTGCTGATCAAGCCAAAGATCTGGGGCGATGAGCGCGGGTATTTTGTGGAAACCTGGCAGCAGCAGCGTTACGAAGCCGCCGGTATGGCCCTGCCATTTGTGCAGGATAACCATTCCATGTCCACGCGGGGCATTTTGCGCGGCCTGCACTATCAAAAAAACCGTCCTCAGGGCAAACTGGTATATGTTTCACTGGGCAGCGTTTTTGACGTCGCTGTGGATATCCGCCGTGGCTCCCCCACGTTTGGCCAGTGGTTTGGCGTGGAGCTTTCGCAGCAAAATCAGTGGCAGATGTGGGTTCAACCCGGTCTGGCGCACGGCTTTGTGGTTACGAGCGACATTGCCCACTTTCACTACAAGTGCACAGAATTCTATTGCCCGCAGGATGAGGCGTCCATCCGCTGGAACGACCCGGCCATCGGCATTGACTGGCCGGTGGAGGAACCGCTGCTTTCCGCCAAGGACAGCGCCGCGCCATCGTGGGCCGAGGCCATGGCGCTCAATATGGGCTGA